The Bacillus sp. FJAT-45350 DNA window GAAACTTTGCGACTGCGATTCATTCAGCAGCTGGTACAACTGGAATTATCATCCCTCCGAGTGTTCCATTAGTTTTATATGGAGTATCTGCAGGTGTATCGGTTAGTGGATTATTTATTGCTGGTATCTTACCAGGTATTATGATTGGTGTATCGCTTATGCTATTAGCATTTGTGATTACTACGATTAAAGGGTATGGTAGTGACCTTGAGAAAACAAATCTAAAGAAGGTTTGGGTTTCTTTCAAGAGAGCATTTTTGGCACTCATAATGCCTGTTATTATTTTAGGTGGTATTTACGGAGGAATCTTTACTCCTACAGAAGCATCTGTAGTAGCAGTAGTTTATGGTTTTATTGTAGGGGCATTTGTTTATAAGCAAATTAAATGGGCACAAATGAGGGAAATCTTAGTTTCCTCAGTTGTCACTACGTCTGTAATCTTATTTATTATTTCAACAGCAGGATTATTTGGAATGGTCTTAACGCGAGAGCAAGTACCACAATCAGTTGCGAACTTTATCTCTGCAATGGATACGTCACCAGTTATTATCCTATTAATTATCAACTTAGTATTACTAGCCGTTGGTACATTTATGGAAACGATTGCGTCGATTATCATATTAACACCAATCCTACTTCCTGTAGCAACAGCAATTGGATTAGACCCAATTCACTTCGGTATTATTATGATTGTTAACTTATCGATTGGATTAATTACTCCACCAGTGGGGGTATCATTGTTCATTGGTGCTAGGGTAGGTAACACTACCTACGAAGCTCTAGTAAAGGCGATTATTCCATTCTTATTAATTCTGATAGTGAATGTATTAATTATTTCATTCGTACCGGCTATTAGTTTAGGATTGTTAAAATAGTTATTACTACAAAGCTACCTATCACTTTAATGTGAGAAGGTAGCTTTGTTTTTAGAGAAA harbors:
- a CDS encoding TRAP transporter large permease codes for the protein NFATAIHSAAGTTGIIIPPSVPLVLYGVSAGVSVSGLFIAGILPGIMIGVSLMLLAFVITTIKGYGSDLEKTNLKKVWVSFKRAFLALIMPVIILGGIYGGIFTPTEASVVAVVYGFIVGAFVYKQIKWAQMREILVSSVVTTSVILFIISTAGLFGMVLTREQVPQSVANFISAMDTSPVIILLIINLVLLAVGTFMETIASIIILTPILLPVATAIGLDPIHFGIIMIVNLSIGLITPPVGVSLFIGARVGNTTYEALVKAIIPFLLILIVNVLIISFVPAISLGLLK